The Candoia aspera isolate rCanAsp1 chromosome 6, rCanAsp1.hap2, whole genome shotgun sequence genome has a segment encoding these proteins:
- the LOC134500495 gene encoding lipase member M-like, with the protein MKVKEAKMEIYTTKKEISALFKPKERLICLGEEVELSNLEWCVQRLAKFSIKEFLQDRVDESNLESSVERAVKEHLLQGQATTDLREHCKAMEPQLNTICLLYRYKMWLLLLAAFAIQGILSSRGAVPQRGNPEAYMNISEIIRHKGYQAEEYDIVTSDGYILTLNRIPYDRKQHWNLSGKPAVLLQHGFVLEGRIWVANMPNQSLGFMLADAGYDVWIGNNRGNSWSRKHQHLSTKQDQYHAYSFDEMARYDLPAMISFIVEKTRNSKIHLVGYSQGATQGLIALSSMPHVAEKIRMFHALAPATTIKNSQSPITKLLFLADDVIKGLLGRRDFCPRSEILRKKVIRMCSSKIYSKLCSWGLSVIGGFNQKNLNLSRMDVYMSYCPDSTSIQTLLHWGQIHKTGQFRAFDYGNGNMERYNQDEPPSYNLEHITVPTSIWYAENDWLVNPDNVKALIDQLRSVVYKTGLSDWNHIDFIWGLDAHKRVYSPLIELISLHV; encoded by the exons ATGAAAGTAAAAGAGgcaaaaatggaaatatataCAACTAAAAAAGAAATTAGTGCACTTTTCAAACCGAAAGAAAGACTGATCTGTTTGGGGGAAGAGGTAGAACTGAGCAACTTGGAATGGTGTGTCCAAAGACTGGCCAAGTTTTCTATCAAGGAATTTCTTCAGGATAGAGTAGATGAAAGTAATCTGGAATCCTCTGTAGAAAGAGCAGTGAAGGAGCATTTGCTTCAAGGACAAGCAACAACAGATCTAAGAGAGCACTGTAAAGCAATGGAGCCT CAACTAAACACCATTTGTTTATTATATAGATACAAGATGTGGCTGCTATTACTAGCGGCTTTTGCGATCCAAGGCATTTTGTCTTCCAGAGGAGCAGTACCCCAAAGAGGAAATCCTGAAGCATACATGAACATT AGTGAGATCATTCGCCATAAAGGATACCAGGCTGAAGAATATGACATAGTAACTTCTGATGGTTACATCCTCACTCTTAACAGAATTCCTTATGACAGAAAACAACATTGGAACCTGT CTGGAAAACCAGCTGTGCTTTTGCAGCATGGCTTTGTTTTAGAAGGAAGGATCTGGGTTGCAAACATGCCCAATCAAAGTCTTGGATTCATGCTAGCAGATGCAGGTTATGatgtctggatagggaacaacagagGCAACTCCTGGTCTCGAAAACACCAACACCTTTCAACCAAGCAAGACCAATATCATGCTTACAG TTTTGATGAAATGGCCAGATATGACCTTCCAGCAATGATTTCTTTTATTGTGGAAAAAACTAGAAATTCCAAGATTCATTTAGTGGGCTATTCTCAAGGTGCCACTCAAG GTTTGATTGCACTTTCATCCATGCCACATGTGGCTGAAAAAATAAGAATGTTCCATGCCTTGGCTCCAGCAACCACAATTAAGAATTCCCAAAGCCCAATTACCAAATTGCTGTTCCTGGCAGATGATGTAATAAAG GGTTTATTGGGCAGGAGAGATTTTTGCCCGAGAAGTGAGATTTTGAGAAAAAAAGTCATCCGAATGTGCAGCTCCAAAATTTACAGCAAACTCTGCTCCTGGGGTCTTTCAGTTATCGGGGGATTTAATCAGAAGAATCTAAATTTG AGCCGCATGGATGTTTACATGTCATACTGTCCAGATTCAACGTCCATTCAAACTCTGCTCCACTGGGGACAG ATACACAAAACTGGACAATTTAGAGCTTTTGATTATGGGAATGGAAACATGGAGAGATACAATCAG GATGAGCCTCCATCTTACAATCTAGAGCATATTACAGTACCAACAAGCATATGGTACGCTGAGAATGACTGGTTGGTGAATCCTGACAACGTTAAAGCATTAATTGATCAGCTCCGTAGTGTTGTCTACAAAACTGGCTTATCTGATTGGAATCACATTGATTTTATTTGGGGCCTTGATGCCCACAAGAGAGTTTACAGTCCTCTTATTGAATTGATATCCTTACATGTATAA